The Corynebacterium felinum DNA segment ACCAGCGGCGTGCTGGTGTTTACCAAGCATGCTGCGGCGCGCGGACCCTATCAGGAGTTGTTTGCGCAGCGTTTAGCGCAGAAAACTTATGTTGCTGTTGCTGCGCGTTCTAATGTTGCTGCTGGCACGGTGTGGGAGCACCGGATGGAGAAGGTTGCCGGTCAGGTACAGGGTGAGATTGTGCCCGGTGAGGTAAATGCGATTACGCGGGTTGAGTCTGTGACTGAGTGTGATGCGTCGATGATGGCTCAGTTGCGTCGCATGCATGGTGATATCCCGGATCAGGCGGTGTATGAGCTGAAGCCGTTGACGGGGCGTACTCACCAGTTGCGGATTCATATGTGGGCGGCGGGTGTTCCGATTTTGGGCGATCCTGCGTATCCTGTTGTGTTGCCGGAGAATTATGAGGATTTTTCTACGCCGATGCATTTGATTTCCCGCGAGTTGCGTTTTACTGATCCGTTGTCGGGTCAGCAGCGGGTGTTTTGTTCATCGCGAGATTTGAGCTTGTCGACGTCGTGGGCTGTGTCGTAGTTTTGTTGCTGTTGCGAAGGCCTTAGCGCCTTCGCTGAGTATTTTTTCACTGTTTATATGTCAAAAGCCCACCCTTTGTGGGGGTGGGCTTTTGTTGGTTCGCCCGACATGGGCATGTTCTTAAGGGTGTGAGTCCCTGATAGTGAAGGTGGTTTAACTATGTAGCTGATGGCAACTGCAGCATCGTGAGGTGTTGTGGGGAGGAAGCTTCAAGCGAAATCCTGCACCGAGGTATACGAATCACATATAAGGCGCGCTGATCTGGGTAAGGCTGCCGAAGAAGTCGAAGCCTGTTCCATCGAAGTGGTTAGTGTGTAGATGTGGCGGTTGTAGGAGGAAAGAGCATGTTCTTAATCGGGGAGGCCTGTCACAGACTGTGCCAAGTAGGTGTGGTAAGCCCTGTTGTGGGTTGGTGTGGTAGGAGTCAGCCGAGGTCATAGTACTCGTGGGAGACACCGCGGTCCGCGGTAGCCCTTATGGTGGGTGAGCGAGGAAGGACTGAACTTTACATTGTTGAGTATGGAACCTGGATTGTAGTTATGCATAACGGTGAAAGCTGCCAACCACGTGTGTGTGGGCATTATGGGGAGGATAGGGTGAATCCCGACGATAGCCATGGTGTGCTTAGTTGTGTGTCTGCCGATGTAGGGGAAGTGTCAACTGGTGCGGGTGCTGATCTGTGGGATCAAGTCTTTTCAGGTGGCAATCTCCGCACTGCATTAGAGCGGGTTAAGACGAATAAGGGTGCTGCTGGTGTGGACGGGGTAGGTGTTGAGGATATTGACGTTTATCTGCGTGAACACTGGAGTGGCATTCGTGAGCGTCTTGACGCGGGAACGTATAAGCCGTTGCCGGTTCGTGAGGTGATGATCCTAAAGCCTTCGGGTGGTTGGCGTATGCTTGGTGTTCCGACTGTTGTTGATCGTGTGATTTGTCAGGCGATCGCGCAGGTACTTACGCCTATCTTTGATGTGGGGTTTGTGCCTGTGTCTTTTGGTTTCAGGCCTCAACGTAGCGCACATATGGCGTTAAAGACCGCACGTGGGTTTCTTAACGAGGGGTATGTGTGGGTTGTTGAGGTTGATTTGTCGAAGTATTTCGACACGGTTAATCACGACATGTTGATGTCGAGGGTGGCTCGTAAGGTTGACGATAAGCGCGTGTTGAAGCTTATTCGGGCGTATTTAAACGCTGGGATTATGGCTGATGGTGTTGTTCGGTGTAGTGATGCAGGGACTCCGCAGGGGTCACCGTTATCGCCGTTGTTGAGCAATATCATGTTGGATGATTTTGATCATTATCTTGCATCTAAGGGCACGAAGTTTGTTCGTTATGCTGATGATATTCGGGTCTTTGTTCGTTCCAAGCGTGCTGCGCAGCGTGCGCTTGCCCAGTCTGGGAAGTTTCTGGAGGGGAAGTTAAAGCTGCGGGTTAATCAGGAGAAGTCCACTATTTGTCATGCGATTAAGGCGGAGCTTTTAGGCTATGGGTTCTATCTGGTTCGTGGTGATCAGTATCGGTTTCGACTTACTAAGGCCACGAAGGTGAGGGTTTTAGCCCGAGTGAAAGAGCTTACGGCAAGATCGTGGTCGGTGTCGATGGAGTATCGCATTGACCGGTTAAACAAATATTTGCGTGGATGGCTTGGTTATTTCGCGTTGGCGGATGCGAAGGTGTTTCTTAACCGGCTGGATGAGCATCTTCGTCGTCGACTGCGGATGTGCGTATGGAAGCAGTGGAAACGTATCCGAACGCGGATACGGAACCTCTGCCGCTTGGGTGTGGATAAACAAAAGGCCTATGAGTGGGCTAATACCAGTAAGTCCTACTGGCGTATCGCTGGCTCGTGGGTGCTTACAACCACGCTTACTAATGCGTATTGGAATGACCAGAACCTCGTATCAGCCGTGGCGTATTGGAACTATAAGCACAGTCAATACTCTGTATTGGTGTAAGGAACCGCCGTATGCGATGAACCGCACGTACGGTGGTGTGAGAGGGCTGCCGGGAAACCCGGCACCCTACTCGATTGAAGTTTTTGGTCGGCGGTGTCTTACTCTCCCACAAACTCCCGTTTGCAGTACCATCAGCGCTGTCGGGCTTAGCTTCCGGGTTCGGAATGGGACCGGGCGTGTCCCCGACGCTATGACCACCGACACATTTTTTTGGGTTGTGTGTGTTGTGGGTGTTTGTGTTGTGTCAGTGACTGTGTAGTGGACGCGGTGTTGTGTTTTGTTTGTTGTGTTTTGTGTTTTGTTTTGGGGTTGTTTGTTGGTGTATTAGTACCAGTCGTCTTCTCACATTGCTGTGTTTGCAACTCTGGCCTATCAACCCGGTAGTCTTCCGGGCACCTCAAGTGAAACCTCATCTTAGAACAGGCTTCCCGCTTAGATGCTTTCAGCGGTTATCCCTTCCGTACGTAGCTAACCAGCTATGCCACTGGCGTGACAACTGGCACACTAGAGGTACGTCCGTCCCGGTCCTCTCGTACTAGGGACAGCTTTCTTCAAGTTTCAACGCGCGCGGCGGATAGAGACCGAACTGTCTCACGACGTTCTAAACCCAGCTCGCGTGCCGCTTTAATGGGCGAACAGCCCAACCCTTGGGACCTACTCCAGCCCCAGGATGCGACGAGCCGACATCGAGGTGCCAAACCATCCCGTCGATATGGACTCTTGGGGAAGATCAGCCTGTTATCCCCGGGGTACCTTTTATCCGTTGAGCGACACCACTTCCACTCGTAGGTGCCGGATCACTAGTCCCTACTTTCGTACCTGCTTGAGTTGTCACTCTCACAGTCAAGCTCCCTTGTGCACTTACACTCAACACCTGATTGCCAACCAGGCTGAGGGAACCTTTGGGCGCCTCCGTTACTTTTTAGGAGGCAACCGCCCCAGTTAAACTACCCACCAGGCACTGTCCCCAACCCAGATCATGGGCCAAGGTTAAGGTGCTCAATCCGATCAGAGTGGTATTTCAACAACGACTCCACCACACCTAGCGATGCGGTTTCCTAGTCTCCCACCTATCCTACACAAACCGAACCAAACACCAATACCAAGCTATAGTGAAGGTCCCGGGGTCTTTTCGTCCTGCCGCGCGTAACGAGCATCTTTACTCGTAGTGCAATTTCACCGGGCCTGTGGTTGAGACAGCAGGGAAGTCGTTACGCCATTCGTGCAGGTCGGAACTTACCCGACAAGGAATTTCGCTACCTTAGGATGGTTATAGTTACCACCGCCGTTTACTGGGGCTTAAATTCTCCGCTTCGCAACACAAGTGTTGCTAACAGGTCCTCTTAACCTTCCAGCACCGGGCAGGCGTCAGTCCGTATACATCAACTTCCACGTTTTCGCACGGACCTGTGTTTTTAATAAACAGTCGCTTCCCTCTATTCTCTGCGACCACCACCAGCTCAACCAGTTTGTCACCAGCAGTGGTCCCCCTTCTCCCGAAGTTACGGGGGCATTTTGCCGAGTTCCTTAACCACAGTTCACCCGAACGCCTTAGTATTCTCTACCTGACCACCTGTGTCGGTTATGGGTACGGGCCATATATGCACTCGCTAGAGGCTTTTCTCGGCAGCATAGGATCACCAACATCCCCACACACATGTGGGTACGCATCACGCCTCACCCTTCTATGCAGAACGGATTTGCCTATTCTGCGGGCCACACGCTTACACCACAATCCACTAAGTGGCTTGGCTACCTTCCTGCGTCACCCCATCACTTGACTACTACCCACTCAGATCCCACGCACGCGCACACCAACACTACAAGTAGTAATCAGTGTGTTTGTGGGTGGTTAGTATCATGGATTCATCATTGGGCGCGCATATACGGGTACCAGAATATCAACTGGTTGTCCATCGACTACGCCTGTCGGCCTCGCCTTAGGTCCCGACTCACCCTGGGAAGATTAGCTTGACCCAGGAACCCTTAGTCATCCGGCGGACATGTTTCTCACATGTCATTCGTTACTCATGCCTGCATTCTCACTCGCACACATTCCACACCAGCGGTTACCCGGGTGCTTCAACACGTGCACGACGCTCCCCTACCCAACCAACCCCAAAAGGAGTTGATTGCCGCGGCTTCGGCGGTGTACTTGAGCCCCGCTACATTGTCGGCGCAGAACCACTCGACCAGTGAGCTATTACGCACTCTTTCAAGGATGGCTGCTTCTAAGCCAACCTCCTGGCTGTCTTCGCGATCCCACATCCTTTCCCACTTAGTACACTCTTAGGGGCCTTAACCGGCGATCTGGGCTGTTTCCCTCTCGACCAACGGAGCTTATCCCCCGCAGTCTCACTGCCGTGCTCTAACTTCACCGGCATTCGGAGTTTGGCTGACATTGCTAAGATTGTGGTCCCGCTCAACCAACCAGTAGCTCTACCTCCAGGAAGAAACACACGACGCTGCACCTAAATGCATTTCGGGGAGAACCAGCTATCACGGAGTTTGATTGGCCTTTCACCCCTACCCACAGCTCATCCCCTCAGTTTTCAACCTAAGTGGGTTCGCGCCTCCACAGCATCTTACTGCTGCTTCACACTGGCCATGGGTAGATCACCCCGCTTCGGGTCCAGGACATGCCACTAACTCACCCTCATTAGGATTCGCTTTCGCTACGGCTACCCAACACTGGTTAACCTCGCGACATGCCGCTGACTCGCAGGCTCATTCTTCAAAAGGCACGCCATCACCCAAACAAATCAGGCTCTGACGGATTGTAAGCACACGGTTTCAGGTACTATTTCACTCCCCTCCCGGGGTACTTTTCACCATTCCCTCACGGTACTTGATCCGCTATCGGTCACACTAAGTATTTAGGCTTACCGGGTGGTCCCGGCAAATTCACAGCAGATTCCACGAGCCCGCTGCTACTCGGGTATCCAACAACACAACACAACATGCTTTCACGTACAGGACTCTCACCTTCTACAGTGGGCGATTCCACACCACTTCCGCTAACACATCATAAATTATGCCCAGGTGTGACAGCACCTAGAAAGTCAAACCCCACGACCCCGCACACGCAACCCCTGCCAGGTATCACACGCATACGGTTTAGCCTCATCCACGTTCGCTCGCCACTACTAGCGGAATCACAATTGTTTTCTTCTCCTGCGGGTACTGAGATGTTTCACTTCCCCGCGTAAACCCCCACACCAGCTATGAATTCACTAGTGGGTAACTACACATAACTGCAGCCAGGTTTCCCCATTCGGACACCCTCGGATCAACGCTCTATTGGCAACTCCCCGAGGCTTAACGCAGCCTTACACGTCCTTCATCGGCTTAGCATGCCAAGGCATCCACCGTGTGCTCTTACTCAAACAACACACCAAAATGACAAAAAACACTAAGACAAACAAACACCACACACAAAAAAGAGAGTGTGTGAACATCTGTCATCAAAAAAAATTTAAGAATAAAGATAAAAATGCTCGCGTCCACTATACAGTTCTCACACAACACACCAACACCAACCACCACCACAACCCCCACAAGGAGCCACAGCAATTACTGATATCGGCCACCAGGAAAACACACATGTCATCCCAGACACCCAACAGCATGCCAACACACACATATAATTTTTTTGCTTGAAGTATCACAATTTTGTTACCCCGTGTGATATCTGATCACACACAAAGCGGGTTTGCTCCACCCGGATTTATAAAAAATATAGAGCTCACACAACTGTGTGAAACAAAAAGCTCCTTAGAAAGGAGGTGATCCAGCCGCACCTTCCGGTACGGCTACCTTGTTACGACTTCGTCCCAATCGCCGATCCCACCTTCGACAGCTCCTCCCAAAAGGTTAGGCCACTGGCTTCGGGTGTTACCAACTTTCATGACGTGACGGGCGGTGTGTACAAGGCCCGGGAACGTATTCACCGCAGCGTTGCTGATCTGCGATTACTAGCGACTCCGACTTCATGGGGTCGAGTTGCAGACCCAATCCGAACTGAGAGTAGGCTTTCAGCGATTCGCTCACCCTCACGGGCTGGCAACGCGTTGTACCGACCATTGTAGCATGTGTGAAGCCCTGGACATAAGGGGCATGATGATTTGACGTCATCCCCACCTTCCTCCGAGTTAACCCCGGCAGTCTCTCATGAGTCCCCACCATAACGTGCTGGCAACATAAGACAAGGGTTGCGCTCGTTGCGGGACTTAACCCAACATCTCACGACACGAGCTGACGACAACCATGCACCACCTGTATACAGACCACAAGGGAAACTACATCTCTGCAGCCGTCCTGTATATGTCAAGCCCAGGTAAGGTTCTTCGCGTTGCATCGAATTAATCCACATGCTCCGCCGCTTGTGCGGGCCCCCGTCAATTCCTTTGAGTTTTAGCCTTGCGGCCGTACTCCCCAGGCGGGGCGCTTAATGCGTTAGCTACGGCACAGAAGTCGTGGAAGACCCCTACACCTAGCGCCCACCGTTTACGGCATGGACTACCAGGGTATCTAATCCTGTTCGCTCCCCATGCTTTCGCTCCTCAGCGTCAGTTACTGCCCAGAGACCTGCCTTCGCCATCGGTGTTCCTCCTGATATCTGCGCATTCCACCGCTACACCAGGAATTCCAGTCTCCCCTACAGCACTCAAGTTATGCCCGTATCGCCTGCAGCTCCGGAGTTAAGCCCCGGTATTTCACAGACGACGCGACAAACCACCTACGAGCTCTTTACGCCCAGTAATTCCGGACAACGCTTGCACCCTACGTATTACCGCGGCTGCTGGCACGTAGTTAGCCGGTGCTTCTTATACAGGTACCGTCACAAAAGCTTCGTCCCTGTCGAAAGAGGTTTACAACCCGAAGGCCGTCATCCCCCACGCGGCGTCGCTGCATCAGGCTTGCGCCCATTGTGCAATATTCCCCACTGCTGCCTCCCGTAGGAGTCTGGGCCGTATCTCAGTCCCAATGTGGCCGTCCACCCTCTCAGGCCGGCTACCCGTCGACGCCTTGGTAGGCCATTACCCCACCAACAAGCTGATAGGCCGCGGGCTCATCTCGTACCGAAAAAACTTTCCACCACCAACACTAAATGATGGTCCTATCCGGTATTAGACCCAGTTTCCCAAGCTTATCCCGAAGTACGAGGCAGATCACCCACGTGTTACTCACCCGTTCGCCACTCGAGCACCCCAACAAAAGCTGAGGCCTTTCCGTTCGACTTGCATGTGTTAAGCACGCCGCCAGCGTTCGTCCTGAGCCAGGATCAAACTCTCCACAAAAAACAAGAACAAAAACTATTCCTGCCCAAGGCTCGTGAAAAGCCCAACCAAACCGGCAAAAAAACAAACAACCAGCCCACACAACACCCAACCCAAAAGCCAGGCACCATGCGAAAATGATTGAAAAAAACAAAAAAAGACAACAACCTCCCCCAACCCGACGGGGCAAAAAACGGGGAAGGCAAAAGAATCGAATCATCAATCCCGTCATCCAACAGCAAACAATTTAACAAGCAAGCCACACTTGCCGGCCAAACCCACCATCAAACAACAAAACCAACAACCCAAACAAAAAACAAAAGTACATTGGCACACTATTGAGTTCTCAAACAACACAAACCATCACAACCAACCCCCACACAAGGAAGCTGTTAAACAATGGAATCGTATTCAACCACCACAACCAAACAAACTATCTTCACCAACTTGGAAGATACCGTCTGTCGCGGCGACTCGTATTAATCTACACACCCCAACACACATACACAAACACAAAGGTCAAAGCGTTAAAAGGTGGTGAAACAGATCATGCGCCTTTCTGCTTATGCAGAAAGGCGCATGGCGATACTTACAAAACCGCTAGGACGACTTGCCCTGGACCCAGTTGATGACCTTGTTGATCAGTTCGCGAACCTTCTTAGTAATGAAATCGAAGAATCGAATCACCGACGAGTTGCTTGCCGAGAGGCGAGCGCTCGTAGGGTTATCAGACAAAGTCGAACTCAACTTGGAGCTCAAGTTCCGATCAGCGGAACCGCGGGCCGAAGAACGGTCCTTGCTGGTTTGCTCAACTGCCACTGGTTCTTCTTGAGCCATTGCTGGCGCGGCAGCGAAACCCAAAGAGGTAGCAGTTGCGATGGACACGAAAAGGGTTGAGAGCTTCTTCATTCTCTCCTCCATTCCTTGATTGACTGCAGGTGCCATGCAGCCTACCTATTTCCACATATGTGTCTGTGTCACACATTATTTTTCACCCCCGAATTAATTGAGAGACCAAACAAAAAGAAATAAGAATGTTATTAGAGTAAGTGGCTATCCCATTTTCTATTAAATATTTTTTCTCAGACGGAAAAATCGAGTGCGGGGGTAATGTGCACTCGATTTTAAGTCGTCTGATGTTTTTATAGTGGATATGTGAAAAGCCCACCCTTTGGTGGGGGTGGGCTTTTGTTGTGAAGTTTTTGGTCGGCGGTGTCTTACTCTCCCACAAACTCCCGTTTGCAGTACCATCAGCGCTGTCGGGCTTAGCTTCCGGGTTCGGAATGGGACCGGGCGTGTCCCCGACGCTATGACCACCGACACATTTTTTTGGGTTGTGTGTGTTTTTGGGGTGTTTGTGTTGTGTCAGTGACTGTGTAGTGGACGCGGTGTTGTGTTTTGTTTGTTGTGTTTTGTGTTTTGTTTTGGGGGTTGTTTGTTGGTGTATTAGTACCAGTCGTCTTCTCACATTGCTGTGTTTGCAACTCTGGCCTATCAACCCGGTAGTCTTCCGGGCACCTCAAGTGAAACCTCATCTTAGAACAGGCTTCCCGCTTAGATGCTTTCAGCGGTTATCCCTTCCGTACGTAGCTAACCAGCTATGCCACTGGCGTGACAACTGGCACACTAGAGGTACGTCCGTCCCGGTCCTCTCGTACTAGGGACAGCTTTCTTCAAGTTTCAACGCGCGCGGCGGATAGAGACCGAACTGTCTCACGACGTTCTAAACCCAGCTCGCGTGCCGCTTTAATGGGCGAACAGCCCAACCCTTGGGACCTACTCCAGCCCCAGGATGCGACGAGCCGACATCGAGGTGCCAAACCATCCCGTCGATATGGACTCTTGGGGAAGATCAGCCTGTTATCCCCGGGGTACCTTTTATCCGTTGAGCGACACCACTTCCACTCGTAGGTGCCGGATCACTAGTCCCTACTTTCGTACCTGCTTGAGTTGTCACTCTCACAGTCAAGCTCCCTTGTGCACTTACACTCAACACCTGATTGCCAACCAGGCTGAGGGAACCTTTGGGCGCCTCCGTTACTTTTTAGGAGGCAACCGCCCCAGTTAAACTACCCACCAGGCACTGTCCCCAACCCAGATCATGGGCCAAGGTTAAGGTGCTCAATCCGATCAGAGTGGTATTTCAACAACGACTCCACCACACCTAGCGATGCGGTTTCCTAGTCTCCCACCTATCCTACACAAACCGAACCAAACACCAATACCAAGCTATAGTGAAGGTCCCGGGGTCTTTTCGTCCTGCCGCGCGTAACGAGCATCTTTACTCGTAGTGCAATTTCACCGGGCCTGTGGTTGAGACAGCAGGGAAGTCGTTACGCCATTCGTGCAGGTCGGAACTTACCCGACAAGGAATTTCGCTACCTTAGGATGGTTATAGTTACCACCGCCGTTTACTGGGGCTTAAATTCTCCGCTTCGCAACACAAGTGTTGCTAACAGGTCCTCTTAACCTTCCAGCACCGGGCAGGCGTCAGTCCGTATACATCAACTTCCACGTTTTCGCACGGACCTGTGTTTTTAATAAACAGTCGCTTCCCTCTATTCTCTGCGACCACCACCAGCTCAACCAGTTTGTCACCAGCAGTGGTCCCCCTTCTCCCGAAGTTACGGGGGCATTTTGCCGAGTTCCTTAACCACAGTTCACCCGAACGCCTTAGTATTCTCTACCTGACCACCTGTGTCGGTTATGGGTACGGGCCATATATGCACTCGCTAGAGGCTTT contains these protein-coding regions:
- a CDS encoding pseudouridine synthase, producing the protein MQENPARTKRPRRRPPLPVREGLNPTRARVPEEYAGVSAFDFVWMLKTTQRHQHPDDTQEELLEAFRRGEVRRNFFPEDQPLSPQEVLQAGTDVWFYRMPAVEVEVPYRCELIFEDEHLYVVDKPPYLATMPRGKHITQTATVQLRRLTGNNDLAPAHRLDRLTSGVLVFTKHAAARGPYQELFAQRLAQKTYVAVAARSNVAAGTVWEHRMEKVAGQVQGEIVPGEVNAITRVESVTECDASMMAQLRRMHGDIPDQAVYELKPLTGRTHQLRIHMWAAGVPILGDPAYPVVLPENYEDFSTPMHLISRELRFTDPLSGQQRVFCSSRDLSLSTSWAVS
- the ltrA gene encoding group II intron reverse transcriptase/maturase, whose protein sequence is MSADVGEVSTGAGADLWDQVFSGGNLRTALERVKTNKGAAGVDGVGVEDIDVYLREHWSGIRERLDAGTYKPLPVREVMILKPSGGWRMLGVPTVVDRVICQAIAQVLTPIFDVGFVPVSFGFRPQRSAHMALKTARGFLNEGYVWVVEVDLSKYFDTVNHDMLMSRVARKVDDKRVLKLIRAYLNAGIMADGVVRCSDAGTPQGSPLSPLLSNIMLDDFDHYLASKGTKFVRYADDIRVFVRSKRAAQRALAQSGKFLEGKLKLRVNQEKSTICHAIKAELLGYGFYLVRGDQYRFRLTKATKVRVLARVKELTARSWSVSMEYRIDRLNKYLRGWLGYFALADAKVFLNRLDEHLRRRLRMCVWKQWKRIRTRIRNLCRLGVDKQKAYEWANTSKSYWRIAGSWVLTTTLTNAYWNDQNLVSAVAYWNYKHSQYSVLV